The window TTAAGTAAAATGGTTGCTAAGTATGGGTAAagaagggcggcccggtcgcactacgcgtccccgctgagcgagggtccggggaggggtcccaccacaagggtgtaccgggggcaagccttctcctgccaatttatttggcaagaggccgctcctaagattcgaacccgtgacctcttggtcacacgacaacaacttTTACCGTTGCTAAGTATGggtattaaaataaaaaccttccATTGGGTATTTCCGACGTAAGCAACTTTTGTAGGAACAACGACATCGCCGATTGATAAGGTGTCATTTACACTTCCGACTGTCCCGTAATGAACGAATCCTTGGATGTTAAATAAATCTGCTAAAAGCTGAGCAGTTGAAGCTGTAGAAATCTATtcatgaataataataataattaatgatcatttcataataaatatttatttatttaaagaaaCATGCATATAGAAAATCATACTGATCCGCCCTCCGTCTTCACGTAAATGATATCAACTCCATTGAGCTGTCCGATGTGGAATGTTCTTCCTACGTTATTCATGCAATTGCAACATACATCAGTGTtagtttgttttcaattttcggAACCGTTTTTTGTCTTTTAAATATAAATGTATGAGACTAAAAACGTTTAGTAAAAATTCAAAGCATCTGCCTTTTACAAAAAATCATCTAATATTTATTACTAACAATAAACATCTAAGAGTAGCTGCAAACAGGAGCAAGTGAAACAAACCGCGTGAGTAGAGAATGTTTTTGATGTATTACCACATAAAGTAAGATTGGCGAAGGTAGTGCTAGGAACATAGAGACCGGAGTTTAGAAGAGGCTTCTCATGGGTGCTACTTTCCATGATAAGTCCCAAATAAGAACCTTCATCGTTGATGTTTTGAATAAGAGGGCGAAGAGGGTGCCTCAAACTCAGCTCAGTCGACAGCTGTGTCATTCCCAGCAGCACAACCACTGCTAGGGCCGCCGCGGCTTCAACTC is drawn from Euphorbia lathyris chromosome 9, ddEupLath1.1, whole genome shotgun sequence and contains these coding sequences:
- the LOC136207351 gene encoding bark storage protein B-like, giving the protein MRGVEAAAALAVVVLLGMTQLSTELSLRHPLRPLIQNINDEGSYLGLIMESSTHEKPLLNSGLYVPSTTFANLTLCGRTFHIGQLNGVDIIYVKTEGGSISTASTAQLLADLFNIQGFVHYGTVGSVNDTLSIGDVVVPTKVAYVGNTQWKVFILIPILSNGKSCCRVTKRSRVRILGAASCQINWQEKACPRYTLVVGPLPGPSLSGDAIQCKRTLKVGDYNLPEAGENSLGAITFLPTKLFNASGIAKNTFWLPINSAWSDVAEHLHDVELQQCLSSKKCLPKEPEIVYGLRAASSDIYLQNAALREFINTQFKVSVVDESTAMVVWVALTNDLPVVVFKGVSNTAGGSTAYSSYNYLGSVNAFNAAASFIEAIGKPSIRLMNKSY